A region of Argentina anserina chromosome 5, drPotAnse1.1, whole genome shotgun sequence DNA encodes the following proteins:
- the LOC126793657 gene encoding beta-1,3-galactosyltransferase 7 isoform X3, whose product MKNRSSSKISAKWIPIFCVPSFLLGMLITSSRMWAVPESNGQFISTRRQEQELQIVSEDCATKKKLGQEKDVMNEIYKTHESIQSLDKQMASIQMELAASRSSQEMGVSGDSTATSVLQKDSSVKKKAFIVIGINTAFSSRKRRDSVRETWMPQGEKLLQLEREKGIVIRFMIGHSATSNSILDRAIDSEESQHKDFLRLEHVEGYHELSAKTKNFFTTAVAKWDADFYVKVDDDVHVNLGMLASTLAHHRSKPRVYIGCMKSGPVLAQKSVKYHEPEHWKFGEAGNKYFRHATGQIYAISKDLATYISINQPILHKYANEDVSLGSWFIGLEVEHIDERNMCCGTPPDCEWKAQAGNVCIASFDWSCSGICKSVEKIKFVHEKCAEGDAAVWGSLF is encoded by the exons ATGAAGAACCGAAGCTCCAGCAAGATCTCAGCTAAATGGATTCCCATTTTCTGCGTACCCTCTTTTCTTCTCGGCATGCTGATCACCAGCAG TAGAATGTGGGCAGTTCCCGAATCCAACGGTCAGTTCATTTCGACTCGTCGTCAGGAGCAAGAGCTTCAGATTGTGTCCGAAGATTGCGCGACTAAAAAG AAGCTTGGGCAAGAGAAGGATGTGATGAATGAGATTTACAAAACCCACGAGTCAATTCA ATCTCTAGACAAGCAAATGGCGTCAATTCAGATGGAATTAGCGGCATCTCGGAGTTCTCAGGAGATGGGGGTATCCGGTGACTCCACAGCCACTTCAGTATTGCAGAAGGACAGTTCAGTCAAGAAGAAGGcttttattgtgattggaatTAACACTGCTTTTAGTAGTAGGAAGCGGCGTGATTCGGTTAGAGAGACTTGGATGCCTCAAG GGGAAAAGCTACTGCAGTTGGAGCGTGAGAAGGGGATTGTTATTCGTTTCATGATTGGGCACAG TGCAACATCCAACAGCATTTTAGATCGAGCCATTGATTCAGAAGAATCTCAACACAAGGATTTCCTCAGGCTG GAACATGTTGAAGGTTATCATGAGTTGTcagccaaaacaaaaaatttcttCACCACTGCAGTTGCAAAGTGGGATGCCGATTTTTATGTCAAGGTGGATGACGATGTACATGTCAATTTGG GCATGCTAGCATCAACTCTTGCCCATCACCGTTCAAAGCCTAGAGTATACATTGGGTGTATGAAATCTGGACCTGTTCTTGCTCAAAA GAGTGTTAAGTACCATGAACCAGAGCATTGGAAGTTTGGTGAGGCGGGAAACAAATACTTCCGACATGCAACTGGACAGATTTATGCAATCTCCAAGGATCTAGCTACATACATATCCATTAACCA GCCCATTTTGCATAAGTATGCCAATGAAGATGTGTCTCTCGGTTCGTGGTTCATTGGTCTTGAAGTTGAACACATTGACGAGCGCAATATGTGTTGCGGCACACCACCGG ACTGTGAGTGGAAGGCACAGGCAGGTAATGTGTGCATTGCATCATTTGATTGGAGCTGCAGTGGTATCTGTAAGTCAGTGGAGAAGATTAAATTTGTTCATGAAAAGTGTGCTGAAGGGGATGCAGCTGTTTGGGGTTCGTTGTTCTAG
- the LOC126793657 gene encoding beta-1,3-galactosyltransferase 7 isoform X2, whose translation MKNRSSSKISAKWIPIFCVPSFLLGMLITSRMWAVPESNGQFISTRRQEQELQIVSEDCATKKKLGQEKDVMNEIYKTHESIQWIRSLDKQMASIQMELAASRSSQEMGVSGDSTATSVLQKDSSVKKKAFIVIGINTAFSSRKRRDSVRETWMPQGEKLLQLEREKGIVIRFMIGHSATSNSILDRAIDSEESQHKDFLRLEHVEGYHELSAKTKNFFTTAVAKWDADFYVKVDDDVHVNLGMLASTLAHHRSKPRVYIGCMKSGPVLAQKSVKYHEPEHWKFGEAGNKYFRHATGQIYAISKDLATYISINQPILHKYANEDVSLGSWFIGLEVEHIDERNMCCGTPPDCEWKAQAGNVCIASFDWSCSGICKSVEKIKFVHEKCAEGDAAVWGSLF comes from the exons ATGAAGAACCGAAGCTCCAGCAAGATCTCAGCTAAATGGATTCCCATTTTCTGCGTACCCTCTTTTCTTCTCGGCATGCTGATCACCAGCAG AATGTGGGCAGTTCCCGAATCCAACGGTCAGTTCATTTCGACTCGTCGTCAGGAGCAAGAGCTTCAGATTGTGTCCGAAGATTGCGCGACTAAAAAG AAGCTTGGGCAAGAGAAGGATGTGATGAATGAGATTTACAAAACCCACGAGTCAATTCA GTGGATCAGATCTCTAGACAAGCAAATGGCGTCAATTCAGATGGAATTAGCGGCATCTCGGAGTTCTCAGGAGATGGGGGTATCCGGTGACTCCACAGCCACTTCAGTATTGCAGAAGGACAGTTCAGTCAAGAAGAAGGcttttattgtgattggaatTAACACTGCTTTTAGTAGTAGGAAGCGGCGTGATTCGGTTAGAGAGACTTGGATGCCTCAAG GGGAAAAGCTACTGCAGTTGGAGCGTGAGAAGGGGATTGTTATTCGTTTCATGATTGGGCACAG TGCAACATCCAACAGCATTTTAGATCGAGCCATTGATTCAGAAGAATCTCAACACAAGGATTTCCTCAGGCTG GAACATGTTGAAGGTTATCATGAGTTGTcagccaaaacaaaaaatttcttCACCACTGCAGTTGCAAAGTGGGATGCCGATTTTTATGTCAAGGTGGATGACGATGTACATGTCAATTTGG GCATGCTAGCATCAACTCTTGCCCATCACCGTTCAAAGCCTAGAGTATACATTGGGTGTATGAAATCTGGACCTGTTCTTGCTCAAAA GAGTGTTAAGTACCATGAACCAGAGCATTGGAAGTTTGGTGAGGCGGGAAACAAATACTTCCGACATGCAACTGGACAGATTTATGCAATCTCCAAGGATCTAGCTACATACATATCCATTAACCA GCCCATTTTGCATAAGTATGCCAATGAAGATGTGTCTCTCGGTTCGTGGTTCATTGGTCTTGAAGTTGAACACATTGACGAGCGCAATATGTGTTGCGGCACACCACCGG ACTGTGAGTGGAAGGCACAGGCAGGTAATGTGTGCATTGCATCATTTGATTGGAGCTGCAGTGGTATCTGTAAGTCAGTGGAGAAGATTAAATTTGTTCATGAAAAGTGTGCTGAAGGGGATGCAGCTGTTTGGGGTTCGTTGTTCTAG
- the LOC126793657 gene encoding beta-1,3-galactosyltransferase 7 isoform X4 has protein sequence MKNRSSSKISAKWIPIFCVPSFLLGMLITSRMWAVPESNGQFISTRRQEQELQIVSEDCATKKKLGQEKDVMNEIYKTHESIQSLDKQMASIQMELAASRSSQEMGVSGDSTATSVLQKDSSVKKKAFIVIGINTAFSSRKRRDSVRETWMPQGEKLLQLEREKGIVIRFMIGHSATSNSILDRAIDSEESQHKDFLRLEHVEGYHELSAKTKNFFTTAVAKWDADFYVKVDDDVHVNLGMLASTLAHHRSKPRVYIGCMKSGPVLAQKSVKYHEPEHWKFGEAGNKYFRHATGQIYAISKDLATYISINQPILHKYANEDVSLGSWFIGLEVEHIDERNMCCGTPPDCEWKAQAGNVCIASFDWSCSGICKSVEKIKFVHEKCAEGDAAVWGSLF, from the exons ATGAAGAACCGAAGCTCCAGCAAGATCTCAGCTAAATGGATTCCCATTTTCTGCGTACCCTCTTTTCTTCTCGGCATGCTGATCACCAGCAG AATGTGGGCAGTTCCCGAATCCAACGGTCAGTTCATTTCGACTCGTCGTCAGGAGCAAGAGCTTCAGATTGTGTCCGAAGATTGCGCGACTAAAAAG AAGCTTGGGCAAGAGAAGGATGTGATGAATGAGATTTACAAAACCCACGAGTCAATTCA ATCTCTAGACAAGCAAATGGCGTCAATTCAGATGGAATTAGCGGCATCTCGGAGTTCTCAGGAGATGGGGGTATCCGGTGACTCCACAGCCACTTCAGTATTGCAGAAGGACAGTTCAGTCAAGAAGAAGGcttttattgtgattggaatTAACACTGCTTTTAGTAGTAGGAAGCGGCGTGATTCGGTTAGAGAGACTTGGATGCCTCAAG GGGAAAAGCTACTGCAGTTGGAGCGTGAGAAGGGGATTGTTATTCGTTTCATGATTGGGCACAG TGCAACATCCAACAGCATTTTAGATCGAGCCATTGATTCAGAAGAATCTCAACACAAGGATTTCCTCAGGCTG GAACATGTTGAAGGTTATCATGAGTTGTcagccaaaacaaaaaatttcttCACCACTGCAGTTGCAAAGTGGGATGCCGATTTTTATGTCAAGGTGGATGACGATGTACATGTCAATTTGG GCATGCTAGCATCAACTCTTGCCCATCACCGTTCAAAGCCTAGAGTATACATTGGGTGTATGAAATCTGGACCTGTTCTTGCTCAAAA GAGTGTTAAGTACCATGAACCAGAGCATTGGAAGTTTGGTGAGGCGGGAAACAAATACTTCCGACATGCAACTGGACAGATTTATGCAATCTCCAAGGATCTAGCTACATACATATCCATTAACCA GCCCATTTTGCATAAGTATGCCAATGAAGATGTGTCTCTCGGTTCGTGGTTCATTGGTCTTGAAGTTGAACACATTGACGAGCGCAATATGTGTTGCGGCACACCACCGG ACTGTGAGTGGAAGGCACAGGCAGGTAATGTGTGCATTGCATCATTTGATTGGAGCTGCAGTGGTATCTGTAAGTCAGTGGAGAAGATTAAATTTGTTCATGAAAAGTGTGCTGAAGGGGATGCAGCTGTTTGGGGTTCGTTGTTCTAG
- the LOC126793657 gene encoding beta-1,3-galactosyltransferase 7 isoform X1 produces the protein MKNRSSSKISAKWIPIFCVPSFLLGMLITSSRMWAVPESNGQFISTRRQEQELQIVSEDCATKKKLGQEKDVMNEIYKTHESIQWIRSLDKQMASIQMELAASRSSQEMGVSGDSTATSVLQKDSSVKKKAFIVIGINTAFSSRKRRDSVRETWMPQGEKLLQLEREKGIVIRFMIGHSATSNSILDRAIDSEESQHKDFLRLEHVEGYHELSAKTKNFFTTAVAKWDADFYVKVDDDVHVNLGMLASTLAHHRSKPRVYIGCMKSGPVLAQKSVKYHEPEHWKFGEAGNKYFRHATGQIYAISKDLATYISINQPILHKYANEDVSLGSWFIGLEVEHIDERNMCCGTPPDCEWKAQAGNVCIASFDWSCSGICKSVEKIKFVHEKCAEGDAAVWGSLF, from the exons ATGAAGAACCGAAGCTCCAGCAAGATCTCAGCTAAATGGATTCCCATTTTCTGCGTACCCTCTTTTCTTCTCGGCATGCTGATCACCAGCAG TAGAATGTGGGCAGTTCCCGAATCCAACGGTCAGTTCATTTCGACTCGTCGTCAGGAGCAAGAGCTTCAGATTGTGTCCGAAGATTGCGCGACTAAAAAG AAGCTTGGGCAAGAGAAGGATGTGATGAATGAGATTTACAAAACCCACGAGTCAATTCA GTGGATCAGATCTCTAGACAAGCAAATGGCGTCAATTCAGATGGAATTAGCGGCATCTCGGAGTTCTCAGGAGATGGGGGTATCCGGTGACTCCACAGCCACTTCAGTATTGCAGAAGGACAGTTCAGTCAAGAAGAAGGcttttattgtgattggaatTAACACTGCTTTTAGTAGTAGGAAGCGGCGTGATTCGGTTAGAGAGACTTGGATGCCTCAAG GGGAAAAGCTACTGCAGTTGGAGCGTGAGAAGGGGATTGTTATTCGTTTCATGATTGGGCACAG TGCAACATCCAACAGCATTTTAGATCGAGCCATTGATTCAGAAGAATCTCAACACAAGGATTTCCTCAGGCTG GAACATGTTGAAGGTTATCATGAGTTGTcagccaaaacaaaaaatttcttCACCACTGCAGTTGCAAAGTGGGATGCCGATTTTTATGTCAAGGTGGATGACGATGTACATGTCAATTTGG GCATGCTAGCATCAACTCTTGCCCATCACCGTTCAAAGCCTAGAGTATACATTGGGTGTATGAAATCTGGACCTGTTCTTGCTCAAAA GAGTGTTAAGTACCATGAACCAGAGCATTGGAAGTTTGGTGAGGCGGGAAACAAATACTTCCGACATGCAACTGGACAGATTTATGCAATCTCCAAGGATCTAGCTACATACATATCCATTAACCA GCCCATTTTGCATAAGTATGCCAATGAAGATGTGTCTCTCGGTTCGTGGTTCATTGGTCTTGAAGTTGAACACATTGACGAGCGCAATATGTGTTGCGGCACACCACCGG ACTGTGAGTGGAAGGCACAGGCAGGTAATGTGTGCATTGCATCATTTGATTGGAGCTGCAGTGGTATCTGTAAGTCAGTGGAGAAGATTAAATTTGTTCATGAAAAGTGTGCTGAAGGGGATGCAGCTGTTTGGGGTTCGTTGTTCTAG